In Trifolium pratense cultivar HEN17-A07 linkage group LG7, ARS_RC_1.1, whole genome shotgun sequence, a genomic segment contains:
- the LOC123894926 gene encoding zinc finger MYM-type protein 1-like, giving the protein MPPKLPPKIRKFPSGCEKRKKQKKLNKLIQSQSGALNKFIIRQPKIQNVGVGIVENQNVGVGILENMEENTNVNATENENLLDAQNMEENANVNATENDNVDVENADNSNNDNGENIDIFDPTIWDSLGSRMIELLATKGPKRDLSIVKGPRDKTTARRFTANLYTRVLSNGEKCDRDWLVYSKELDRVFCFCCKIFRRGIGRGQLANEGFSTWKHVGERLREHETGMEHVNNMTTWYELRKRMQNFQTIDKTTQRLIDKEKEHWKNVLKRILSIVKFLAKHNLAFRGSNERLYQNSNGNFLGLIEMLAEFDPVVQEHVRRITDNKVHVHFLGHDIQNELIRLLASAIKNEIIRKIKQAKYFSIILDCTPDVSHQEQMSLIIRYVDVDSSSVNVEESFLGFLKVNDTTGQGLFDVLQDELKKLDLDIFDVRGQGYDNGSNMKGKHQGVQKRFLDINPRAFYTPCGCHSLNLTLCDMANSCHEAKNFFGVVQRIYTIFANSTKRWQILKDNVKCLTPKSLSSTRWESHVESVKAIKTQMSEFTEALLEVSENDSDSKISSEAKSLATNELGDFKFLMSIIIWFEILFAMNAVSKFLQSRDMVIDVAMKQITGLISYFKEYREIGFKNALNCATEIAIELNIDPVFPQKRIIQRKRQFDENLNTPTVQLSEEESFRVNYFLNLVDQAIVSLNKRFEQYQQYESVFGFLFSSRRFQSLDNPTLASCCSHFEEALKHNEQCDIDGKELCMELRLLREMLPAEEIGPIDILKFLKGMNCFPNTTIAYRILLTIPVTVASAERSFSKLKLLKSYLRSTMLQERLNGLALIAIENDLLENIQYEDLVDEFASKNARRGAFFK; this is encoded by the coding sequence ATGCCTCCTAAATTGCCTCCTAAGATTAGAAAGTTTCCTTCTGGGTGTGAGAAGCGTAAGAAACAGAAAAAACTTAATAAGTTAATACAATCTCAGTCAGGAGCCCTTAATAAATTTATCATAAGACAACCGAAAATTCAGAATGTTGGTGTTGGAATTGTTGAAAATCAGAATGTTGGTGTTGGAATTCTTGAAAATATGGAGGAAAATACCAATGTTAATGCtactgaaaatgaaaatttattagATGCTCAAAATATGGAGGAAAATGCTAATGTTAATGCTACTGAAAATGATAATGTAGATGTTGAGAATGCCGATAATTCTAATAATGACAATGGTGAAaatattgatatatttgatccaACAATTTGGGATTCTCTTGGGTCTAGAATGATTGAATTATTAGCAACAAAAGGTCCGAAAAGAGATTTGTCTATTGTGAAGGGTCCTAGAGATAAAACAACGGCTAGACGTTTTACGGCTAATTTGTATACTAGAGTTTTATCAAATGGAGAGAAATGCGATAGAGATTGGCTTGTTTATTCAAAAGAGCTTGATAgagtattttgtttttgttgtaaaatttttAGAAGAGGGATTGGTAGAGGTCAGTTAGCAAATGAAGGTTTTTCTACTTGGAAACATGTTGGTGAAAGACTTAGGGAGCACGAGACAGGCATGGAACATGTTAACAACATGACTACTTGGTATGAGTTGCGTAAAAGGATGcaaaattttcaaactattgATAAAACAACTCAAAGGttgattgataaagaaaaagaGCATtggaaaaatgttttaaaaagaaTTCTTTCAATAGTGAAATTCCTTGCTAAACATAATTTGGCTTTTCGTGGTTCTAATGAGAGATTGTACCAAAATAGCAATGGGAATTTTTTGGGCTTAATTGAAATGTTAGCAGAATTTGATCCAGTTGTCCAAGAACATGTTAGACGTATTACAGATAATAAAGTTCATGTTCACTTTCTTGGACATGACATCCAAAATGAGTTAATACGTTTGCTAGCTTCtgcaattaaaaatgaaatcattagaaaaatcaaacaagcaAAGTATTTCTCAATTATACTTGATTGTACTCCTGATGTTAGTCATCAAGAGCAAATGTCTTTGATAATACGATATGTGGATGTTGATTCAAGTTCTGTTAATGTTGAAGAATCTTTTTTAGGATTTTTAAAAGTGAATGATACAACTGGTCAAGGACTTTTTGATGTTTTACAAGATGAATTGAAAAAACTTGATCTTGATATATTTGATGTGCGAGGACAAGGATATGATAATGGGTCAAATATGAAAGGAAAACATCAAGGTGTACAAAAGAGGTTTTTAGACATAAATCCAAGAGCTTTTTATACTCCTTGTGGTTGTCATAGTCTTAATTTAACATTGTGTGATATGGCTAACTCTTGTCACGAAGCTAAAAACTTTTTTGGAGTTGTTCAACGCATTTATACTATTTTTGCCAATTCTACTAAGAGATGGCAAATTTTGAAAGATAATGTAAAATGCTTGACTCCAAAATCATTATCATCCACTCGTTGGGAGAGTCATGTAGAAAGTGTCAAAGCTATTAAAACTCAAATGTCAGAGTTTACAGAAGCTTTACTTGAAGTGTCAGAAAATGATAGTGATTCTAAAATAAGTAGTGAAGCTAAATCCTTAGCAACAAATGAGCTTggtgattttaagtttttaatgtCGATAATTATTTGGtttgaaatattatttgcaATGAATGCAGTTAGCAAGTTCCTACAATCAAGAGATATGGTTATTGATGTTGCTATGAAACAAATAACAGGGTTGATTTCATATTTTAAGGAATATAGAGAAATTGGTTTTAAAAATGCTTTGAATTGTGCTACGGAAATTGCTATTGAATTGAATATAGACCCGGTATTTCCTCAAAAGCGTATAATTCAAAGAAAAAGACAGTTTGATGAGAATTTGAATACTCCGACAGTTCAACTATCTGAAGAGGAATCTTTTAGagttaattattttcttaaccTTGTTGATCAAGCTATTGTATCTCTTAATAAGAGATTTGAGCAATACCAAcaatatgaaagtgtttttGGTTTCTTGTTTAGTTCTCGAAGGTTTCAATCATTGGACAATCCAACTTTAGCGTCTTGTTGTAGTCATTTTGAAGAAGCATTGAAACATAATGAGCAATGTGATATTGATGGGAAAGAGTTATGTATGGAGTTAAGGTTACTAAGAGAGATGTTGCCTGCAGAAGAAATCGGACCTATTGATATATTAAAGTTTTTGAAAGGCATGAATTGTTTTCCTAATACAACTATTGCATATCGAATTTTATTGACAATTCCTGTGACAGTTGCCTCTGCAGAAAGAAGTTTCTCAAAATTGAAGTTGTTGAAGTCATACTTGCGGTCTACCATGTTACAAGAAAGGCTTAATGGGTTAGCATTGATAGCAATTGAGAATGACTTGTTGGAGAATATACAATATGAAGATTTGGTTGAtgaatttgcttcaaaaaatgcTAGAAGGGGGGCTTTTTTTAAGTAG